A window from Gossypium raimondii isolate GPD5lz chromosome 7, ASM2569854v1, whole genome shotgun sequence encodes these proteins:
- the LOC105797818 gene encoding auxin-induced in root cultures protein 12: MGSLFCPSLIVFFSLWLTLISPSHSIDCSSLKLPGGIRHYSNCTELPTLNSTLHFTYNATNSSLFIAFSAAPSNADGWIAWAVNPTATGMAGSQALLAFKNKGSMVVKTYNISSYRSIVEGKLSFDVWDLEAEATNDGKMVIYGSLKVGGSVGKLNQVWQVGPGVSDGHPMKHEFGKANLGSWGDLKLVEKVSSGSSSPAPSPVPHNDSGDGSRAREIYAGFWILALVSWLVSVL; the protein is encoded by the coding sequence atggGGTCTCTGTTTTGTCCATCACTGATTGTATTCTTTTCCCTTTGGCTTACTTTGATCTCACCTTCACATTCAATCGACTGTTCGTCCCTGAAACTTCCCGGCGGCATAAGACACTACTCCAACTGCACAGAGCTTCCCACCCTAAACTCCACCCTCCATTTCACCTACAACGCCACAAACTCCTCCCTTTTCATTGCCTTCTCAGCTGCTCCCTCCAACGCCGACGGTTGGATAGCTTGGGCCGTCAACCCCACGGCCACAGGGATGGCAGGTTCCCAAGCCctccttgccttcaagaacaaAGGCTCCATGGTTGTTAAAACCTATAACATAAGCTCCTACAGATCTATTGTAGAAGGGAAGCTATCCTTCGACGTGTGGGACCTGGAAGCCGAGGCTACCAACGACGGAAAGATGGTTATATATGGTTCATTGAAAGTTGGAGGCAGCGTGGGGAAGCTGAACCAGGTTTGGCAAGTGGGACCAGGGGTGAGTGACGGTCACCCCATGAAGCATGAGTTTGGTAAAGCTAATCTGGGTTCTTGGGGAGACTTGAAGTTGGTGGAGAAAGTAAGTTCAGGTTCCTCATCCCCTGCGCCGTCACCGGTACCTCATAATGACTCGGGAGATGGGTCCAGGGCTAGAGAAATATATGCTGGATTCTGGATCTTGGCTTTGGTTTCCTGGCTGGTCTCCGTACTGTGA